A DNA window from Carassius gibelio isolate Cgi1373 ecotype wild population from Czech Republic chromosome A6, carGib1.2-hapl.c, whole genome shotgun sequence contains the following coding sequences:
- the LOC128016163 gene encoding transcription factor 24 — MEPSGVDIGPLGGGEGRTPSSISKETLKCCHLHTVSVVWPVVHMAERALEEDVAQERREMGRKSVRTQRWTQPCMKQGTHREPKNWVRSGPTTPPRACKTQNSPENAARERSRVRNLRQAFHSLQAALPSVPPDTKLSKLDVLVLATNYIAHLTETLDQGGMLGDHTVLQRAEYLHPVKKWPMRSLLYCGNMGERLTGAQISREASCLPEVKAD, encoded by the exons ATGGAGCCGAGCGGGGTGGACATTGGGCCTTTGGGTGGAGGAGAGGGCCGAACCCCTTCAAGCATTTCGAAGGAAACGCTCAAATGCTGTCATTTACACACTGTTTCGGTGGTCTGGCCGGTGGTTCACATGGCAGAGCGAGCGCTGGAAGAGGATGTGGcacaggagaggagagagatgGGAAGAAAGAGTGTGCGGACACAGAGATGGACACAACCATGCATGAAACAGGGAACGCATCGAGAGCCAAAGAACTGG GTAAGGTCTGGACCGACAACTCCACCCAGGGCATGTAAGACCCAAAACTCTCCTGAGAATGCAGCGAGAGAGAGGAGTCGTGTTCGGAATCTTAGACAAGCCTTCCACAGCCTGCAGGCTGCTTTACCCTCCGTCCCTCCCGACACAAAACTCTCCAAGCTGGACGTCCTGGTACTAGCCACCAACTATATCGCCCACCTGACCGAAACCCTGGACCAGGGTGGGATGTTGGGTGACCATACCGTCCTGCAAAGAGCAGAGTACCTGCATCCCGTGAAG AAATGGCCCATGCGTTCTCTTCTGTACTGTGGGAACATGGGAGAGCGACTGACAGGAGCACAGATCAGTCGGGAGGCATCTTGTCTGCCTGAGGTGAAAGCAGACTAA